The proteins below come from a single Poecilia reticulata strain Guanapo linkage group LG5, Guppy_female_1.0+MT, whole genome shotgun sequence genomic window:
- the rplp0 gene encoding large ribosomal subunit protein uL10, protein MPREDRATWKSNYFLKIIQLLDDYPRCFIVGADNVGSKQMQTIRLSLRGKAVVLMGKNTMMRKAIRGHLENNPALEKLLPHIKGNVGFVFTKEDLTEVRDLLLANKVPAAARAGAIAPCDVTVPAQNTGLGPEKTSFFQALGITTKISRGTIEILSDVGLIKTGDKVGASEATLLNMLNISPFSFGLIIQQVYDNGSVYSPEVLDITEASLHTRFLEGVRNIASVCLEIGYPTLASVPHSVINGYKRVLAVAVETDYSFPLAEKVKAYLADPTAFAAVAAPAAVAETAAAPAAKEEVKEESEESDDDMGFGLFD, encoded by the exons ATGCCCAGGGAAGACAGGGCCACGTGGAAGTCCAACTACTTTCTGAAAATTATC CAACTCTTGGATGATTACCCAAGATGCTTCATCGTGGGGGCAGACAACGTGGGCTCCAAGCAGATGCAGACCATCCGCCTGTCTCTGCGCGGAAAAGCCGTTGTGCTCATGGGTAAAAATACCATGATGCGCAAAGCCATCCGTGGTCACCTGGAGAACAACCCTGCTTTGGAGAA GCTCCTGCCCCACATTAAAGGCAATGTGGGATTTGTCTTCACCAAGGAGGATCTGACTGAGGTCCGGGACTTGCTGCTGGCTAATAAG GTGCCTGCAGCTGCCCGTGCTGGAGCCATCGCCCCCTGTGATGTAACAGTGCCAGCCCAGAATACTGGACTGGGTCCAGAGAAGACCTCTTTCTTCCAGGCTCTGGGCATCACCACCAAAATCTCTAGAGGAACCATTGAAATCTTG AGTGACGTCGGCCTGATCAAGACTGGCGACAAGGTTGGTGCCAGCGAAGCCACACTGCTCAACATGTTGAACATCTCGCCCTTCTCCTTTGGGCTGATTATCCAGCAAGTGTATGACAACGGCAGTGTTTACAGTCCTGAGGTGCTCGACATCACAGAGGCATCCCTGCACACCAGGTTCTTGGAG GGTGTGAGGAACATTGCCAGTGTGTGTCTGGAGATTGGCTACCCCACTTTGGCTTCTGTCCCCCACTCGGTCATCAATGGCTACAAGAGAGTCTTGGCTGTTGCTGTGGAAACGGATTATTCCTTCCCCCTGGCAGAAAAG GTCAAAGCTTACCTGGCTGATCCAACtgcttttgctgctgttgcagcaCCTGCAGCTGTTGCAGaaactgctgcagctccagctgcaaaGGAGGAGGTTAAGGAAGAGTCTGAGGAATCAGATGATGACATGGGCTTTGGGCTGTTCGACTAA